In Anticarsia gemmatalis isolate Benzon Research Colony breed Stoneville strain chromosome 4, ilAntGemm2 primary, whole genome shotgun sequence, the DNA window TTACTGGATGTCTTCAAGCAAGATACTGCCCAGCAAATTAGTTCAACTTTTTCTGATCTGCCATGCCTATCGCAAACCAACCGAGGCGCGGCGAAatactaagaataaaataagCCTTAACTCCCATAACATGCCCCCATAGCACCATACCACCGTCAGCTCTACGTATACATCTGCAGGACTCTGTTgctttaaattctaaattttgtatacctccatTAGCcacaaaccttgcatacaagactctgcTAAGTTGTCTAACTATCCAAGAAATCACGATCAATTAAAAGTGTCTCACCATCATACTTATGCTGCCTTCCCACAGCAATACTGGGGTGTGCTGCAGCCTGTATCCTGGTCTTCACCACAGAGGCAGGGTTGCCGGTCACGCCGCTCATGATGCCGCTCACGCTGGACCAGAATATCGCCTTGTTTAACTCTATGTCTCCATTCTTGTTCTTTGTCCAGCCCTGCACTTCTGCTATGTGGTACATGCCTAATCTGAAAAGAGATTTCGTTTCAGTTACAGCATTTTTTGcattcttacaaaataatattttggatgCTGTTAgcgtttgttaatttttaaatcgtGTCTCTATACGTGACTGTAAGTAAGGTTTTATTAGACGCAAAGTCTAATAAAACCTTACTTACAGTCACTTAAGACTCCGAaagctgtgttttttttaacatgacAGATGTAACAACTGTTTGTTGGTAAAGTTCACAATGATACGTGCCTACATgacttttaacattttactaagTATATAACTTCCAAGACTTAgtaatatatatattgacagtGATATGCGAAAACAAAGTATTGAGTGAGAAGCCTATAAAACGTCGTTATTATACAGTTGGTCCACTGCATAAGTGCCTTTCGGCTGATGAAAGATCTTTTCTTCATGTCGGAGAAACACCAGTTTCTCCTAAGTTTAATAAACTCTTCGAATTCTTACCTCACAGAATTCATAGTAAACCCTAAAACCATGGCTGGAGCGAGTCCCTTCTGCAATGCCAGTGCCCCATCGGTCCTGGCGATCACGTACAGTGCGTGGAAGATGCCCTTATATCGCGTGGTGGTCTCTGTTCGTGCGCGTAGTTCACCTTGCAACTGTAGTCTTGTTTTGACCACGTCCATCGGGTTTGTGAATATGGTGGCGCCTGCGCCGGCCAGACCGCCGATTATGAAGTCCATTATTGTCTAGCTGGagacaaaaaacatattttatctttagTTACTATTTAAAGGTATAGttagtttcgcatttataatattgagatCAGATAGAggatgtgtggatgtgaattaggtaaggaaagtttgtaaggatcgtgccaATAGGCTTCTTTTGTATCggcctatccctatgggaaaaaggcattaCAATATGTGTGTACATGAAGTACTATTTTTTACACGAAGATAGAGCCTCTTTTCTacgaaatacatattttaaagataacCTCCGAACTAGGTGcttgtaaagattttattatgacCTGGGTGACAGTCGCCTGTTAAAGATCTTAGATTCTCTCGGGGGGAGGTCTATAGCCACCTATCGGGCTcgttaaagaataaaaaaaaaacattagcaCGTTGCCCAAGCTGGGTATCCAACCACAACCTTGTGATCGGTAGTAGCATACCATACGAACCATAGACGAAGATATGTCATGCAacaagtcataaataaataagtaagtaaataacaacaaatcGGCAGACATGTGTATCGTGTATCCATCTGcaaatagtatttatgttatatGCCTAAAATTAGcatcaacaatattttaagaacaCATTTCATAACATAACGGCGCGACGTGATACATACTAGGTAAGTACTCTGGCGTACATTCAACTATGAGTGCAAGTGCGAATAAAGCCAAttcttattattgtttatgtttacatttacatttctgaaaaatacgaaaataaattgaCCACTAATAAGGAAACctttgcttaatttttttttatatacctacttaatagtttttcaaaaatatcacgGACGCAACTTTTCAAATTCTATTTTCGTTTAGTACTTTAGTAGTTAATCAGTGGCTAAAACACTTTGAAACGACTTGAAGCTTTGAAAAGAGTAGATTTCATATGATACCCCTGAACATCAGTCAGTAAGGGTTACTAAAACaacagttgcgctcaccggtcggtaaacgatctgtgggttaagcaaccgttcgcgcggtcattccataggtgggtgaccgcatagtgatatttgagctgggcgtctccgtgctttggataacacgtaaaaagtcggtcccggctgttgtctactaagataacagtcgttaagccctgtcaaaggcctttcaggcggcttggacaactttgacactaggtgaccactaaccatacgacaaacaaccaacaaaagtaaaacaaaaatcctGGATTTTGGTTAGGGAGAATAAGGGGTCAGAAATGTTTAGAGCTCGACCTTCGAACTGGAGAGTCTAGTGATCAACTTTGAGTGTGACACTTATAATCTAATAGCGGAAAACTCCAAcgacactcaattttaagttacaCTTTGAACTCGTGCTGTCCCTAGAACCTACTTCAACGTATGTCCTAgtgctaaataaaattttcagcatcatttaaaatttagtgTCGTTTGAGTGGTTGTCAGACGTTTTTCCGTGTAAAAACTAGGGCTCTCCCTTAAATTTACGATCGCGTAAGAAAAGTACATATAACTGCAAAGTATCGTGTTATCTatgtagtccattgaaatgttacaatttgagggccgaatattgcatttcttagaggacgcaattttatttttggaacatgtagggggggtcaatagaagcttaacttgaagtttgtggggtcgccactcttgtcccccggccgccatcttggaaaagggggtagaaacacttttttcgctatatctcggaaactatgcgtcttacaatgaaattgtaaaagcataatttgtagcaaattattttgcctacaaatatgtctaataactttttgtcctaaattaacaattaaagaagttataagcaaactagtgaaattttttttacaaaaattttctttccaaatccggtctatttcggagcgctgttactgagtttctaattaatgaaatgaaaaaaatatataaggcaaatttttcctcgaaaaatactctacaagattggtctgagttaatttttttaatgtattcatatcagcttagccttttttccaaactatgttggagtcggcttccagtctcaccagatgcagctgaataccagtgttttacatggagcgactgcctatctgacctccacaacccatttacctggtatataaaacgatacccctggttaagactggttgtcagactttcaagcttctgactactgttaacgactgtcaaatatcttcgaaaatgacagccgggacccacaatttaacgtgccttccgaaacagggaggaactcgatatgtgtaagatggtcacccatccacaaaacaacctcggcaagcgtggcttaacctcagagatccatccgcGCGGCGGTcgctaaaaaaaattatagagcaataaagaaaataataataaaaaaattgcacttttttgcttgtaacttctttaattgttaatttagggcaaaaagttattaaacttatttgtagactaaataatttgctacaaattatgcttttacaatttcattgtaagatgcatagtttccgagatatagcgaaaaaagtgtttccaccctcTTTTCCAAGATGgtggccgggggacaagggtggcgaccccacaaacttcaagttaagcttctattgacccccgctacatgttccaaaaataaaattgcgtcctctaataaatgtaaatctcatgtaacatttcaatggactaatggCTATAATCAATAATCGGAAATTTCCCAGATTACTAACTAAGGTAGAGGTCATTGATCCGTTCAAGTTCAGGGTTCAACTACCGGGTCAATGAACTAAGGTATCATCGTACGTCGTCACTACttaaaatagaagtttattgtcatagtttaaaacctataatttaattaaatagttcaataaataccagtgttttacatggagcgactgcctatctgacctccacaacccaattacctgggatataacatgatacccttcggtaaaaGTGATTGTCAGACTGactataggtacatataaaatttagtaaatatCGGTAaagtcgtttcggaggagtaagGTAATAACAAAAAGGTAAAGGTATAACATTATGACACGAGaattgtatatatattagataataatatagatacctATAAGTAGTTAAGTTTAGAATCGGTTACAATTCCTTTGATTCGTCATTTTGTTTCACCTTCGGAACTATTTGGTTGCAAAGGTTTCGTTAGCAGGTTCAATTTCTACACGATACAATACATACATGACTAATCGTTTAATTGCAAATTTAAGCGACCTATGCTTAATAGAGGCCCCGTTGtagtataatttatacataattaaagttcctcaaaaatattgtaaagtcCCTAGCAACATAAATCAATTTGAAGTGCGGAagtctttaaataaaacgttACGATAAAACATGGCActgattgttataaaattatcaacGTTTCAAGCACAGATAACAATTTGATAAACAAGGTAACGCGTAATCttcaattataaaacaatttagctAATACTATATGTTATTTAGCATATTAAAGACAATTAAAACCAACTCACcttactaatataaataattaacacttaaacactatttaacaataataaattatttaaattagataaaaCTTCACACtgtcacattatttttaaatgccaaacCTTCCACgtttaaaaactaaatcatATTGCGAATGTTATCTGCACGTCTCGTGACATTGAACATACAGGTATCATACGTCACAagtcaaataataaacaagcgATAACAACCCGTATTCGTTACACTACAAGGTAAATTATCGTATAAATTAGTTTAGTTTACACGTGCGTTTTGTGTTCTCTAGAATTTGACGCGcggtgacgtcacagttttgGCGCGAATGAGGAAGTGCGATTGTAGTGATGTAACTCGTCCGACGTTCGAACATAGACTGACACTGGCTGTTTGTCCAATGATCTTGGTCACACAGCTGACTGAATGGACGACATTTTTTTTAGAGCGAATTTAATTTGGAAAAATTCcatgtttcatttaatttgatttgaagccttagttaaataaatcaatgagtCGAAGCCGTTCAGGTTAAATTGGAACAACGCGGCACTGATACTGCGACCTCGCGAAGGTTACTGGAGCAACGACTATTGCGCAACTCGGGAAGGAGGCCATTGTAAGATCGACCTACATTTTGACACAGTTTTGGGACAGTTCATTCATTTAAGGCCGGTctattcttaataatataatgtgaaAGGAACTCATCGTTTCACTTTCACTTATTTGGCACAAACTTATATAATCATGTCTACGACTAGTgagaaacttattttattttcgttagcTCTAGATTTTTGGCGCCTAAAGACTTTGTAAGTTAAACTTTTTTAACTTGATGAGAGGATGGAAGACTTTTttgaaaactatattattttgttaaaactactaagcaatttttgaagaaaatttggcacacagatagtttacaacCTGGATCAACACATAGCCTTTAACCCacgaaatcttttcacgcagacgaagtcgcaggccgaaactagtaataatatatgatgCGTCATAATTTGACCTAAATAACATGGTTCGATTTTCTGtataaatacacacatacaaataataatagatatgtTTTAAGCGAAGGACATTGAAGCCTTCTTCCAATATGTCTGTAATAATGTCAAAATACACTTACTGAACCTAAGTTTCGTCAATATTTTCCccgataaataaaaatactacagaGAGGCAATGAAAGCGTATAATAAATGAGAAACCGAGTGCATTTTACGACGGTTTTGTTTAGAAACGAGAGGTAATTGAGGATACGCTTGTTGACGATCCAATAACGAGTATCATTAGGTTCAGATTGCGATTCATTGTCAACGCGTCACGTGGATGTTTACCTTTGACGAAGGTAAAATGATATTGTCTCACTTATCCTGTACGTCACAAGTGATTTacaacgaataaaaaataaactaatttaatacgCTCTTGCTGCTAAGCACGGCATTCTTCATGTATTAAGGAGAAGCCCGGCTCGGAATCCATCACGTTATCCAAGTATGGGTTTGCCATTCCACATATTTCTTAGAACTCCTAGGCCGGtatgttttcctttactgtCATGGCAAGTGGTGGCCTGCAGCTTGAAGTTACTCCTCGATCGCGTAGGAGGTAAATAACGTCACTCAGCTATAATTGATGAATACAAGAAAGacataagttgacacctcccacgctaagtggtcgcaggttcgaacccgaggcaacacaccaatgacttttcgaagttatatgtgtatttgaaataattatcacttgctctaacggtgaaggaaaacatcatgaagaatgcttgcatgcctaaaatttgtttaatacatttattgagggcatgcatgtccccaacccgcacttggccagcgtggtggactcaaggcctaacccctccctcattacgggaggagacccttgccagtgggacattaatgggttaaatttattttatttttaatttattacatgaaAGATGAACCTTTGTAGAGCTAATGACCATATAATAAGTAGCCACAGCCCTATCTCTTATCCATTTGTCATTCCCCTTCAAGCAGCGTACTATCATTTGTAAACTAAGCTATTCCTCAATCCTTTGTTCTTTATATGCCTAGTAACAGGTAATACGCGGTTATGTAATGATAGTTATTATCAGCACAATCTATGATGATAACTTTCACATCGCGTGATTAATATCTTTTAAAGATTTTGTGATTAACTGACATGTCCCTCAGAATCTGTCAGATTTAAATTCCAAAACCAGTCGCGTAAGTATAGCCTTAGGAACAGTTtcctcctggccactctttggGGACAGGCGCTTGCTTTGGCAGGCTTTTTTGTGGCATTTCATTGTTAGTTCTGCACTTGGGTGCAAATAAGCCGAAACGTCTGGCAACCTTAGATAGGCTCGTGTTATAATAGCCGTAGGATCAAAATCTACGTAATGTTACGACGTCAAATCCagattgaattattattttcaccATTAATGAGTTATTTACACGTCGGCAGAGAAAAATCTAATCTAATTTAGGCCACACTCATCTAAGTGTTACCTCCTTAAGGAACCACAACATGTTATAAGTAGTATTGGAGCATTTGAAAGGTGAAGATCAcacatttcattaattttctCAAGCACGCACTTTTGTGCTCTATATCTCTCTGGTTCCAGCGTCGTCATATTAGTTTACATAAAATTCCTCGCTAAAGATTTCGCAAAGCGAGATTGCTAGCGAAAATCATAGTTTTACGAAACAATTCTttagttaaaaagaaaagatCCCACTACAGGAATATAGTTAGTTCGTATATTTATTAACACAGTGCCGGTTTAACGATGACTAAGTTGACCTTGAACTTGTGTAGGTCAGACACCtgtaaagtacctacttaattaattcttTGGGGGTGGGTGCGATGACGTCACGACTTCCCACCACGCACTTAGGAAACTTGAAACTAAACTTTATGTAGATAGTAAATAAGTGGTTGAAGATATATGCAGACAAATGCCTCATCCAATCATctgtctagtctttcttccaactacgttggagtcggcttccagtcctaccgtatgcagctgaataccagtattttacatacagCGACTGCCTATCACGTCTCCACatcccagttacctgggttataacacgataagCCTCGATACGATTGGTTGTcggactttcaaacttctgactactgataacgactgtcaaagatcttcacaacggaggaactcggtatgtataatatggtcacccattcacagACCAACCTCGACAAGTGTAGCTTAACTTGAGAGATTGATCCGCGAGGCTCTTGTttctaagccacgagctccgcAATAACGCCTAGTCTAATATTGAATTAAGAAAGGTACATACCGATAGATACTATCACTGTAGCACTTTCCTAGACAACTAAAGACTAACTGAACTTCACGTTCCGATCTACGGCAGaagattgaagaaaataatgacTAAATAGCGAGAGAAACTGCTCGAGATgttatttataatcataatcattGTCAATCATCCCTGCCACGCCAGTCATCTATTTTGCGTCATCAATCATTATTGTTCGGCACATCTATCAatcatttaacataaataataaattaattaatttaaataataatttcaatcgAAATAATTAAGAATATGCTACGACTAAGCTACGACTATATAAATATGAGAAACTAAAACTtcgacaaaaaaatacttgtagcCTATGTGGTATTCTGGGtattcagctacctacataccaaatttcattgtaatcgattcagtagtatttgcgtgaaagagtaacaaacatacgtgcatactcacaaactttcgcatctatactaatattataaagctgaagagtttgtttgtttgtttgtttgtttgaacgcgctaatctcaggaactaccggtccgatttgaaaaattctttcagtgttagatagaccatttatcgaggaaggctttaggctatataacatcacgctacggccattaggagcggagtagcaacgaaaaatgttacaaaaacggggatttttttttcattctgtcttatgtgacgcaagcgaagttgcgcgggtcagctagtttataatataagtaagatgTGGGTGCTCGGTACCCAAGTTCCGTTTAATTTTGGATTAACCGGCACATCGCGGCTATGCCTTAAtgtcattgttattttatcaattcaataagCTTACGGTCTATTTTGAACTGAACTACCATTCTTACGTATTCGTCGTACAGTATTCAGTAA includes these proteins:
- the LOC142972593 gene encoding solute carrier family 25 member 35-like isoform X3; this encodes MDFIIGGLAGAGATIFTNPMDVVKTRLQLQGELRARTETTTRYKGIFHALYVIARTDGALALQKGLAPAMVLGFTMNSVRLGMYHIAEVQGWTKNKNGDIELNKAIFWSSVSGIMSGVTGNPASVVKTRIQAAAHPSIAVGRQHKYDGMCDGVIKIYKTEGIRGFFAGVSATCTRLAIGSAAQLTTFSKFRPAREGALQRNFRLPNKNIQNRRLIRSLQRYWASIPPDSTSHNTLPCHLGPIKQLATEQ